DNA from Cyanobacteria bacterium FACHB-DQ100:
GATCCCAAAAACCTTGCAGGTCGGATTGGTCTAGGTTGGACATTGCACTTGGCGAATCGTCGCCCAGAAGCAATTGGTATGCTACAAAGTGCGATTCTCTACAATCCATTCAACATTGAGACCTTTAATGCGCTGGGGATTGCCTATCTGGTAAATGGCGATCTTTCTCAGGCTGTAGCGACACACACTTGGGCAACCATGCTCAATCCAAACAATGAAATCCCTTACTACAATCTGAGCTTATCTTATGAGAGATTAGCAATGTATGATTGGTCGATCGAATGTGCGAAACGCGCTGCTGAACTAGAACCAAACAATCCGCACCCTTGGATTGCACTCGCTATTGCTTATCAAGGTCAGGGCGATAAAGTCTCTGCTCAACAGATTTTTCAGCAAGCGATTACTGTTGATCCGAGATATGGCGATCGTAGCTCTCTCACCTATCTTGCCAGAGCAGGCTTTAGCTCAGAGCAAATCAAAACTGCCCAGCAACTTCTTGCAGCCAAGTAACTATGCAATTTACCTACCACACACCACAACACACCGATGAGATCAAGCAATTAGGCAAGATTCTAACCCAATGTTTTAATGCTCTTCCATCTGATGAAGCTGCTTACCTCAATCGGATCGGCATCGAGAACACTCGAATCTTACGCATCAATGACCAAATTGGGGGTGGATTGGGCTTACTGCATCTAGGACAGTGGTACAACGGTGCAAACATTCCAATGGTGGGCGTGGCTGCCGTTGGTATTGCACCGGAATATCGCGGCAAAGGAACAGCGATCGCGCTCCTGCAATCCGTTCTGCAAGAACTCCATACCAAAGAAACGCCAATCTCAGTCTTATTCTCGGCGGCTCAACCTTTGTATCGTAAAGCGGGTTACGAACAGGCGGGAACGCTTTGTCATTGGGAAGTTTCAACGGCGAGTATTCAGAGCAAACAACATACATTAGAGGTGCGATCGCTTAGCTTAGACTCTGAGATGTTTGCTGAACTGTACAATCAGCAAGCTTGCTTGAATCAAGGATTTCTCGATCGCAATACTGTGATGTGGGAAATGATCAAGCATTCTGAGTCCCCGATGTATGCTTATCAGTTTGAGAACGAAGGGTATATCATTTTTCAACAGCAACAGGATTGCTTGATCATCAGAGATTGGGTGTTATTAACCCCTGCGGCTGTCAAACAGTTCTGGACATTCCTAGCAAATCATCTATCCCAGATCGATCGCGTTGAATGGAAGAGTGCCTCAGTTGATGCTTTGAGCTTATGTTTACCGGATCAAACTGCCAAAGTTAAATGGATAAAGCCCTGGATGCTCCGAATTGTTCATCTACAAAGAGCGCTAGAATTACGAAACTATCCAGACATCAACGCTGAACTTCATTTAGACATTCAAGATGCGATGTTGCCCAACAATCAAGGTAAGTTCATTCTGAGCGTGGAGAATGGTCGTGGTACTGTAACATCCGGTGGACGCGGAGAACTACAGCTTGAGATCCGATCGCTTTCACCCCTCTACACTGGACTATTCACCGCAGAACAATTAGCACTCGCATCACTCCTCACTGGAACACCCGAAGCCATTCAAACTGCGACTCAAATCTTTGCCAGCCCTACCCCGTGGATGCCAGATTTCTTTTAGCGTTTCCGCAGAATGGTAGGATTAACCACGTAGTTTGTCTTTGCTGCCGTTATGTCTTCTGCGATCGAGCTTCGTGTCACCGATACCCACCATGATTTAGTGATCCAGCGTCCGGCTGGAGGTGTCTCGCTGCAAGGTCGAATTCGCATTCCCGGAGACAAATCGATTTCGCATCGTGCCTTGATGTTGGGAGCATTGGCGCAAGGAGAAACTATCATTCGAGGCTTGTTGTTAGGCGAAGATCCGCGCAGTACAGCCGAATGTTTTCGCGCAATGGGAGCGGAAATTTCGGAGTTGAACACCGAAGAAGTCCGGGTGAAAGGGATCGGATTGGGCAATCTGATTGAACCCGTAGATGTTCTGAATGCGGGTAATTCTGGGACAACTTTACGATTAATGCTCGGAATTCTGGCATCTCATCCCGATCGCTTCTTCACTGTCACCGGAGATAGTTCACTACGATCGCGCCCGATGTCCCGCGTGGTCAAACCCCTTCAGCAAATGGGCGCACAAATTTGGGGACGCAAACAAAATTCGCTTGCACCGTTAGCAATTCAGGGACAAGCCTTAAAACCGATTCACTATCATTCGCCGATCGCGTCTGCTCAGGTGAAATCCTGCATTCTTTTAGCAGGACTCATGACTGACGGACAAACCACAGTGACAGAGCCAGCTTTATCGCGGGATCACAGTGAGCGAATGTTACGGGCATTTGGAGCCGATCTGACAGTTGATCCTGAAACAAATAGTGTGACTGTGACCGGACAGGC
Protein-coding regions in this window:
- a CDS encoding tetratricopeptide repeat protein; this encodes MNGGLQARSTSKSPIHGGLRGLPRFNTVANPFCTTLLSLAVIAGTAQVSVAQSAADYRQRGIQYRNQEQFESAIAAFEKAVELDPKNLAGRIGLGWTLHLANRRPEAIGMLQSAILYNPFNIETFNALGIAYLVNGDLSQAVATHTWATMLNPNNEIPYYNLSLSYERLAMYDWSIECAKRAAELEPNNPHPWIALAIAYQGQGDKVSAQQIFQQAITVDPRYGDRSSLTYLARAGFSSEQIKTAQQLLAAK
- a CDS encoding GNAT family N-acetyltransferase, whose protein sequence is MQFTYHTPQHTDEIKQLGKILTQCFNALPSDEAAYLNRIGIENTRILRINDQIGGGLGLLHLGQWYNGANIPMVGVAAVGIAPEYRGKGTAIALLQSVLQELHTKETPISVLFSAAQPLYRKAGYEQAGTLCHWEVSTASIQSKQHTLEVRSLSLDSEMFAELYNQQACLNQGFLDRNTVMWEMIKHSESPMYAYQFENEGYIIFQQQQDCLIIRDWVLLTPAAVKQFWTFLANHLSQIDRVEWKSASVDALSLCLPDQTAKVKWIKPWMLRIVHLQRALELRNYPDINAELHLDIQDAMLPNNQGKFILSVENGRGTVTSGGRGELQLEIRSLSPLYTGLFTAEQLALASLLTGTPEAIQTATQIFASPTPWMPDFF
- the aroA gene encoding 3-phosphoshikimate 1-carboxyvinyltransferase, with the translated sequence MSSAIELRVTDTHHDLVIQRPAGGVSLQGRIRIPGDKSISHRALMLGALAQGETIIRGLLLGEDPRSTAECFRAMGAEISELNTEEVRVKGIGLGNLIEPVDVLNAGNSGTTLRLMLGILASHPDRFFTVTGDSSLRSRPMSRVVKPLQQMGAQIWGRKQNSLAPLAIQGQALKPIHYHSPIASAQVKSCILLAGLMTDGQTTVTEPALSRDHSERMLRAFGADLTVDPETNSVTVTGQAKLTGQTVIVPGDISSAAFWLVAGAIVPGSDLTIENVGINPTRTGVLEVLERMGADITIENSREVAGEPVADLRVRHSKLKACEISGDVIPRLIDEIPILAVAAVFAEGTTIVKDAEELRVKESDRITVMATQLNQMGASVRELPDGMEITGGTALKGTEVDSYTDHRIAMSLAIAALNAAGTTTIHRAEAAAISYPDFTATLQRAIAR